The sequence below is a genomic window from Leucoraja erinacea ecotype New England unplaced genomic scaffold, Leri_hhj_1 Leri_127S, whole genome shotgun sequence.
attgtctatgtttatacgTATGTTGTAGCTGCCACAGCCGGGCGTCCCTGCTCCAAGGATGGCAGGGTTTACCAGCATGGCGAGGGGTTCTTGGCCAGCTGCCGGCTGCACTGCCTGTGCCTGGATGGCAAGGTGGGCTGCAGGGCGCTGTGCCCGCTGCATCTGCCCCCTCCTCCGGCCTCCTGCCCGCATCCTCGTCTGGTGCCGGTGCCCAGGACCTGCTGCCGGACGTGGACCTGCCCTGGAGACGTCTTCAAGGAGCTGGAGCTCGGCTGGAACGGAGAGGAAGGGGAATGGGACAACTCCGGCAATGAGGTGGTCGACCAGAGACTGGGGGCGAAGAGtgagtctgggtgtgtgtgtgtgtgtgtgtgtgtgtgtgtgtgtgtgtgtgtgtgtgtgtgtgtgtctatgtgtgtgtgtgtgtgtgtccatgtgtgtgtgtgtgtacatgtgtgtgtgtgtgtgtgtgtgtacatgtgtgtgtgtgtacgtgtgtgtgtgtgtgtgtctgtgtgtgtgtgtgtgtgtgtgtgtgtgtgtgtgtgtgtgtgtgtacgtgtgtgtgtgtgtgtatgtgtgtgcatgtatatatctatgtgtgtgtgtgtgtgtgtatatatgtgtgtgtgcatacgtatgagtgtgtgtgtgtatatatatatctctctgtgcgtatatatatatgtgtgtgtgtgtgtatatatatatatatgtgtatgtatgtgtgtgtgtgtgtgtgtgtgtatgtgtgtgtgtgtgtgtgtgtatatgtgtgtgtgtgtgtgtgtatatgtatatgtgtgtgtgtgtgtgtgtgtgtgtgtgtgtgtgtgtgtgtgtgtgtgtgtgtgtgtgtgtgtgtgtgtgtgtgtgtgtgtgtgtgtgtgtgtgtgtgtgtgtgtgtgtgtgtgtatgtgtgtgtgtgtgtgtgtgtgtgtgtgtgtgtgtgtgtgtgtgtgtgtgtgtgtgtgtgtgtgtgtgtgtgtgtgtgtgtgtgtgtgtgtgtgtgtgtgtgtgtgtgtgtgtgtgtgtgtgtgtgtgtgtgtgtgtgtgtatatgtgtgtgtatgtgtgtgtgtatacgtgtgtgtgtgtgtgtgtatatatgtgtgtgtgtgtgtatgtgtgtgtggtgtgtgtgtgtgtgtgtgtgtgtggtgtgtgtgtgtgtgtgtgtgtgtgtgtgtgtggtgtgtgtgtgtgtgtgtgtgtgtgtgtgtgtgtgtgtgtgtgtgtgtgtgtgtatgtgtgtgtgtgtgtgtgtgtatatgtgtgtgtgtgtgtgtgtgtgtgtgtgtgtgtgtgtgtgtgtgtgtgtgtgtgtgtgtgtgtgtgtgtgtgtgtgtgtgtgtgtgtgtgtgtgtgtgtgtgtgtgtgtgtgtgtgtgtgtgtgtgtgtgtgtgtgtgtgtgtgtgtgtgtgtgtgtgtgtgtgtgtgtgtgtgtgtgtgtgtgtgtgtgtgttgtgtgtgtgtgtgtgtgtgtgtgtgtgtgtgtgtgtgtgtgtgtgtgtgtgtgtgtgtgtgtgtgtgtgtgtgtgtgtgtgtgtgtgtgtgtgtgtgtgtgtgtgtgtgtgtgtgtgtgtgtgtgtgtgtgtgtgtgtgtgtgtgtgtgtgtgtgtgtgtgtgtgtgtgtgtgtgtgtgtatatgtgtgtgtgtgtgtgtgtgtgtgtgtgtgtgtgtgtgtgtgtgtgtgtgtgtgtgtgtgtgtgtgtgtgtgtgtgtgtgtgtgtgtgtgtgtgtgtgtgtgtgtgtgtgtgtgtgtgtgtgtgtgtgtgtgtgtgtgtgtgtgtgtgtgtgtgtgtgtgtgtgtgtgtgtgtgtgtgtgtgtgtgtgtgtgtgtgtgtgtgtgtgtgtggtgtatgtgtgtgtgtgtgtgtgtgtgtgtgtgtgtgtgtgtgtgtgtgtgtgtgtgtgtgtgtgtgtgtgtgtgtgtgtgtgtgtgtgtgtgtgtgtgtgtgtgtgtgtgtgtgtgtgtatatatgtgtgtgtgtgtgtgtgtgtgtgtgtgtgtgtgtgtgtgtgtgtgtgtgtgtgtatgtgtgtgtgtgtgtgtgtgtgtgtgtgtgtgtgtgtgtgtgtgtgtgtgtgtgtgtgtgtgtgtgtgtgtgtgtgtgtgtgtgtgtgtgtgtgtgtgtgtgtgtgtgtgtgtgtgtgtgtatatgtgtgtgtgtgtgtgtgtgtgtgtgtgtgtgtgtgtgtgtgtgtgtgtgtgtgtgtgtgtgtgtgtgtgtgtctatgtgtgtgtgtgtgtgtgtgtgtgtgtgtgtgtgtgtgtgtgtgtgtgtgtgtgtgtgtgtgtgtgtgtgtgtgtgtgtgtgtgtgtgtgtgtgtgtgtgtgtatgtgtgtgtgtgtgtgtgtgtgtgtgtgtgtgtgtgtgtgtgtgtgtgtgtgtgtgtgtgtgtgtgtgtgtgtgtgtgtgtgtgtgtgtgtgtgtgtgtgtgtgtgtgtgtgtgtgtgtgtgtgtgtgtgtgtgtgtgtgtgtgtgtgtgtgtgtgtgtgtgtgtgtgtgtgtgtgtgtgtgtgtgtgtgtgtgtgtgtgtgtgtgtgtgtgtgtgtgtgtgtgtgtgtgtgtgtgtgtgtgtgtgtgtgtgtgtgtgtgtgtgtgtgtgtgtgtgtgtatgtgtgtgtgtgtgtgtgtgtgtgtgtgtgtgtgtgtgtgtgtgtgtatatgtgtgtgtgtgtgtgtgggtgtgtgtgtgtgtgtgtgtgtgtgtgtgtgtgtgtgtgtgtgtgtgtgtgtgtgtgtgtgtgtgtgtgtgtgtgtgtgtgtgtgtgtgtgtgtgtatatgtgtgtgtgtgtgtgtgtgtgtgtgtgtgtgtgtgtgtgtgtgtgtgtgtgtgtgtgtgtgtgtgtgtgtgtgtgtgtgtgtgtgtgtgtgtgtgtgtgtgtgtgtgtgtgtgtgtgtgtgtgtgtgtgtgtgtgtgtgtgtgtgtgtgtgtgtgtgtgtgtgtgtgtgtgtgtgtgtgtgtgtgtgtgtgtgtgtgtgtgtgtgtgtgtgtgtgtgtgtgtgtgtgtgtgtgtgtgtgtgtgtgtgtgtgtgtgtgtgtgtgtgtgtgtgtgtgtgtgtgtgtgtgtgtgtgtgtgtgtgtgtgtgtgtgtgtgtgtgtgtgtgtgtgtgtgtgtgtgtgtgtgtgtgtgtgtgtgtgtgtgtgtgtgtgtgtgtgtgtgtgtgtgtgtgtgtgtgtgtgtgtgtgtgtgtgtgtgtgtgtgtgtgtatgtgtatatgtgtgtgtgtgtgtgtgtgtgtgtgtgtgtgtgtgtgtgtgtgtgtgtgtgtgtgtgtgtgtgtgtgtgtgtgtgtgtgtgtgtgtgtgtgtgtgtgtgtgtgtgtgtgtgtgtgtgtgtgtgtgtgtgtgtgtgtgtgtgtgtgtgtgtgtgtgtgtgtgtgtgtgtgtgtgtgtgtgtgtgtgtgtgtgtgtgtatgtgtgtgtgtgtgtgtgtgtgtgtgtgtgtgtgtgtgtgtgtgtgtgtgtgtgtgtgtgtgtgtgtgtgtgtgtgtgtgtgtgtgtgtgtgtgtgtgtgtgtgtgtgtgtgtgtgtgtgtgtgtgtgtgtgtgtgtgtgtgtgtgtgtgtgtgtgtgtgtgtgtgtgtgtgtgtgtgtgtgtgtgtgtgtgtgtgtgtgtgtgtgtgtgtgtgtgtgtgtgtgtgtgtgtgtgtgtgtgtgtgtgtgtgtgtgtgtgtgtgtgtgtgtgtgtgtgtgtgtgtgtgtgtgtgtgtgtgtatgtgtgtgtgtgtggttgtgtgtgtgtgtgtgtatgtgggtgtgtgtgtaggcgtgtgtgtgtgcatggtgtgTGGTGTAGACgtatgtgtgtaaatgtgtgtgtatgtgtgtgtgttggtgtgcatatgtgtgtgtgtatgtgtgtgtatgtgtgtgtgtgtgtgtgtgtgtgtgtgtgtgtgtgtgtgtgtgtgtgtgtgtgtgtgtgtgtgtgtgtgtgtgtgtgtgtgtgtgtgtgtgtgtgtgtgtatgtgtgtgtgtgtgtgtgtatgtgtgtgtgtgtgtgtgtgtgtgtgtgtatgtgtgtgtgtgtgtgtgtgtgtgtgtgtgtgtgtgtgtgtgtgtgtgtgtgtgtgtgtgtgtgtgtgtgtgtgtgtgtgtgtgtgtgtgtgtgtgtgtgtgtgtgtgtgtgtgtgtgtgtgtgtgtgtgtgtgtgtatgtgtgtgtgtgtgtgtgtgtgtgtgtgtgtgtgtgtgtgtgtgtgtgtgtatgtgtgtgttgtgtgtgtgtgtgtgtgtgtgtgtgtgtgtgtgtgtgtgtgtgtgtgtctatatgtgtgtgtgtgtatgtgtgtgtgtgtgtgtatgtgtgtgtgtgtgtgtctataagtgtgtgtgtctatatgtgtgtgtgtgtgtgtgtctaagtgtgtgtgtgtatgtgtctctcccccctcaactccatccaagggcccaagcagtctctccaggtgaggcagaggttcacctgcacctcccccaacctcatctattgcatccgctgctctatgtgtcggctgctctacatcggtgagaccaagcgcaggcttggcgatcgcttcgcccaacacctccgctcggttctatcgcaataaccaacctgatctcccggtggcccagcacttcaactcccccattcccattcccaatccgacctctctgtcctgggcctcctccatggccagagtgagtcccaccgcaaattggaggagcagcacctcatatttcgcttgggtagtttacaccccagcggtatgaacattgacttctccaatttcagataggccctgctttctctctctctccatcccctcccccttcccagttctccccccagtcttactgtctctgactacattctatctctgtcccaccccctccccccgacatcagtctgaagaagggtctcgacccgaaacgtcacccattccttctccccagtgatgctgcctgtcacgctgagttactccagcttttcgtgtcaatTTAACTCAGCTGAACTCGACTGATCGATGAGCTCCTGTGTTACAGAAAGGCAGTGCCTGCCTGAAGACATACAAGGAGCAGGTGCCCCGGCCGTTTGTGTACAACGGGTGTACCAGCCTGCAGAGTTACCGGCCCAAGTACTGTGGCATGTGCCAGgatgggagatgctgcctgccgtcggaGAGTCGGAGCACCCAGATTCGCTTCAAGTGCCCTGGCGTGGACTCCATGGTGGTGACGGTGGCCAAGATCAAGAGGTGCGCGTGTACCCGACCCCAGGGACTCGCTGCCGGCTGTCCCCGCCCACCCACGGGCAACCACGTCTAGAAGAGGAGTTTGCAGGATCTCACCGAGCCTCAGGGCTTCGACACGGGTACGATCCGTTGGGCACCACAGCACGCAGAGGGccacgcacatgcacatgcacacgcacacgcacacgcacacgcatggaCATTTTCCCTGGCACCCTTCCCCCCTTCCACCAAACCTCATCTTTTTATGTTTTTAACTTAATTTTACCTACATTTGTGTGGGGACTTTTGGAGGCAGTGATGGCATGATGGTCTTCATCGCAAGAGGGTTTGCGTTTAGGAGCAAGTCCGCAGACTGGACTTTCTTTAAATGTTCATGGTACAGTATCCTTACGGCAACCAAAATAGGATTAAGCCACAATggctgacttggacaggttgggtgagtgggcagatgcacggcagatgaagtttaatgtggataaatgtgaggttatccactttggtaacaaaaacaggaaagcagattactatctaaatggtgtcacgttgggaaaaggggaagtacaacgggatctgggtggtccttgttcatcagtctatgaaagtaagcatgcaggtacagcaggcagtgaagaaagcgaatggcatgttgacctttataacaagaggagttaagtataggagcaaagaggtccttctgcagttgtacagagccctagtgagaccacacctggagcattgtgtgcagttttggtcccctaatttgaggaaggacattcttgctattgaggccatgcagcgtaggtttacaaggttaattcccgggatggcgggactatcatatgttgagagaatggagcagctgggcttgtacaatctgggattttattgaaacatataagattgttaagggtttggacacgctagaggcaggaaacatgttcccgatgttgggggagtccagaaccaggggccacacagtttaagaataaggggtaaaccatttagaatggagaagaggaaacactttttcacacagagagttgtgagtctgtggaattctctgcctaagagggcggtagaggccggttttctggatactttcaagagagaactagattgggctcttaaagatagcggagtcaggggatatggggagaaggcaggaatggggtagtgattggagatggtcagccatgatcacattgaatggcggtgctggctcgaagggccgaatggcctcctcctgcacctattgtctattgacattgaaTATCAAGGACTCTCAGTTGAAACATACTGAGATCAGAATGCCTCTGTTATTGAggctgaaggtaagcatgcaggcacatcaggcagtgaagaaagttagtggcatgttggccatcatggtctggtttgtctcagccaccaagcacgacatccggaggctgcagctaaTCGTCcattcagcagagaaggttattggctgcaaccttccctccattgatgaactgtacactgcaagggccaggaagcgagcgggcaagatcatctctgacccctctcaccctggccacaaactctttgaatcacttccctctggaaggcgagtccggactgtcaaagctgccacagccagacataaaaacagtttttatccacgagtagtagctctactcaacagccaaaaatctgtagcctccttttgctctggtattttatttaaatcacatgtttaatcgataatgttttattattaatgtttaatgttttatgtgtcatacctaactgtcactgtatgtcatgttgtcacttgcgggcggagcaccaaggcaaattccttgtatgtgaatacttggccaataaacttattcattcacttCTTCATTTGTTCATGGCGAGATAATTTGAgcctaggagcaaggaggtcctactgcagttgggcagggccctagtgagaccacacctggagtatggtttgcagttttggtctccaaatttgaggaaggacattcttgctattgagagagtgcagcgtaggtttaccaggttaattcccggtgctctgtgaggcagcaactctaccgctgcaccactgtgtcaccctattGATATGAACTGACTGATTCTCCGTTTCATCGCTGTACCTCTAACCTAAAATCAAAtccaaaccggagcacccgaatgaagcccacacgggtcacagggaggacgtgcaaactccacgccaacagcgcccgaggccaggatcgaacctgtgaatCTGGCCCTACCCGCTGCGCCGCCTTCAGGCCCTGTGTTGGTCCGTACAGTCCCACAAGAGTATGTGATGATCTGTGCGACCTTTGACCCACCTGGAGAGAAGCCATGTTGGATGAGGCCTAGTTAGTGGTTGCCGGGGCAAAGCCTAACCGCATAGTGCGGAGAGAAGATTAGATCCTTTCTTCAGCTGAATCACGAGCCCCTAAAGCTCAAGTGACTCCAATTAGCCAATTACTAGTTGTGTGCAAGGACAGACAAAAatgcgtaagaaagaactgcagatgctggtttaaaacgaagatagacacaaaatgctggagtaactcagcgggacaggcagtaataagtgacatttcgggtcgagacccttcttcagactggatcttTCAAAAATctatcatctatttatttatcttttaaaTCTATCTAATGTTCCAGCCTCTTTCACCCACAGTACAGAAACATTATTTTGTGTCTCAAAACTCGTCTGTACGAGTCTGGTATGGGGTCGGGGTGACAAGAGATCCATGTtcatcggcacggtggcgcagcggtagagttagtgAGTGTGAATGTGCTGGTGGATGAGCAAAGGAGTGTGTTAGTGCTTGCGTAGGTGTGCGCGTTTCtatgcgtgtgagtgtgtatgcGTGAGTATACATGTGTGCCTGTAtaggtgcgtgagtgtgtgtgtgtgtgtgtgtgtgagggtgggtgagtgagggtgtgtgtgtgtgagggtgtgtagtgcgtgtgtgtgagtgtgtgtgtgtgtgtgggtgtgtgtgtgtgtgagtgtacttgtgtgtgtgtgtgtgtgtgtgtgtgtgtgtgtgtgtgtgtgtgtgtgtgtgtgtgtgtgtgtgtgtgtgtgtgtgtgtgtgtgggtgtgtgagtggtgggtgtgggtgagtgagggtgggtgagtgtgggtgtgtagtgcgtgtgtgagtgtacttgtgtgcgtgagtgagtgtgagcatgCTGGTGGGTTTATaggagtgtgtgtgttagtgcgtgCGTAGGTGCGCGCGTTcatatgtgtgtgagagtgtgtcgtGCGTGTCTGAGCTAATGTGCTTGTAAGAGTGTGCGTGGTTGAGCGAATGTGTGCgcatgtgagtgtgcgtgtgtgcatgggagtgtgtgtgtgcatgggagtgtgcgtgtgtgtgcatgggagagtgcgtgtgtgcatgggagtgtgcgtgtgtgcatgggagtgtgcgtgtgtatatgtgagagtgcgtgtgtgtatgtgtgtgggtgtgtgtgtatggagggAGCGTGTGTGCAtgggagtgtgcgtgtgtgcatgtgagtgtgtgtgtgtgtgcatgggagtgtgtgtgtgtgtgtgcatggagtgtgcgtgtgcatgggagtgtgcgtgtgtgcatggagtgtgcgtgtgtgcatgggagtgtgtgtgtgtgcatgagagtgtgcgtgtgtgcatgggagtgtgcgtgtgcgtgggagtgtgcgtgtgtgcatgagagtgtgcgtgtgtgcatgggagtgtgcgtgtgtgcatgagagtgtgcgtgtgtgcatgggagtgtgcgtgtgtgcatgggagtgtgtgtgtgtgcatgagagtgtgcgtgtgtgcatggagtgtgcgtgtgtgcatgggagtgtgtgtgtgtgcatgagagtgtgcgtgtgtgcatgggagtgtgcgtgtgtgcatgggagtgtgcgtgtgtgcatgggagtgtgcgtgtgtgcatgggagtgtgcgtgtgtgagtggatAACGTGAGGGATAAAGTTAGAATGAAAATAGAATAAAGAGTATTgcttaaagtgagaaaatattTGTATAGTATATTTGTatagattctttattgtcattacaacatgtaaacatgtacaacaaaattaaaaatgccaaccagtcagtgcaccattcacacattacctaaaagctaacgatacgtaaaagagaaatatcagaaataaacaactaaaataaataacatgaaaaaaccaagcataaacacacaaccatacactcttctgtcgattgcacaatccctttggtatgAAGTGCACCTGCACTCATTTGGTGGCTAcattaagtgtagttattgctgtgggataaaaactgtttttgagtctgtttgtccttgtcctcattgatctgtaccatctgcctgacggcaacagttcaaccagggagtgtccggggtgggaaatgtcctttataatgttctgggatttcttgagacagtgggaactgtgtaggtcctccaaggtgaggagagggcagccgacaatcttctgggcgttgtcaatagccctctggagcgcattcctctgagccgctgtgcagctggtgtaccacacgcatacacagtatgttagggtgctctctatggagcaccgataaaaggacagcagcagaagAGTTtaactgaatgtgtaggaaggaactgtagatgctggtttataccgaagatagacacaaaatgtttggtttagttcatagtttagagatacagtgtgaaaacaggcccttcagcccaccgagtccatgccgaccagcattaccctacacacactagggccagtttgcaatttttaccaaagccaattaacttggaaAGCTGTGCAGGAAAtagatgcagaggctggtttacaccgaagatagacacagagagatgcagtaactcagcgggacaggcaacttctctggataaaaggaatgggtgacgtttcgggtcgagactgacaaagtttgcacgttctccccatgacttcctccgggagctccggtttcctcccacactccaaagacgtacagggtttgtaggttaattggcttggtaaatgtgaaaaatgtccctggtgggtgtaggatagtgttagtgtgcggggatcgctggtcggcacggacccggtgggccgaagggcctgtttccgcgctgtatctgtaaactaactaATCTTAGTCGTTACGCAAAGAttcatccatcagtctgaagaaaggtctcgacccgaaacgccacctattccttcactccaaagatgctgcctcacccgctgagtttctccagcagttttgtctacctatgatacACTGAGGGGTATTTTAAATGGAGGTGGTTTACTGTAACACTAACTGTAAGATACAAGTTATTTCATTACTCGAGTGGGAGATTTGTTATCAGAGTTGACCAACATAGTTAGTGTTATTGTTACAATCACAGAAGTATCGTATAAATGTTACATAGAGAAAAGTGTTACTAAAGTGCTACAAGGGTGAGGAATATGTAAAGTCTAACAGTGAGGGAGACTGtataatatcagtctgaagaagggtctcgtaaacatagaaaatatgtgcaggaggaagcAGCActgccaatcattgtgatcatggctgatcgtccccaatcagtaacccgtgcctgccttctccccatatccctcgattccactagcccctagagctctatctaactctctcataaatccatccacttggcctccactgccctctgtggcagggaattccacaaattcacaactctctgggtgaataagaataaggggcaagccatttagaacggaggcgaggaaacactttttctcacagagagttgcgagtctgtggaattctctgcctcagagggcggtggaggcaggtttctggatgctttcaagagagagctagatagggctcttaaagatagcggagtcaggggatatggggagaagacaggaacagggtactgattgtggatgatca
It includes:
- the LOC129715616 gene encoding CCN family member 1-like, yielding MPSATLWCALVFLGATTLAKEAGCPVECRCSKPRLCPAGVPLVWDDCTCCRVCAARFNEKCGALKPCAPGLRCQTAAGLNRSRGVCRAATAGRPCSKDGRVYQHGEGFLASCRLHCLCLDGKVGCRALCPLHLPPPPASCPHPRLVPVPRTCCRTWTCPGDVFKELELGWNGEEGEWDNSGNEVVDQRLGAKSESGCVCVCVCVCVCVCVCVCVSMCVCVCVHVCKGSACLKTYKEQVPRPFVYNGCTSLQSYRPKYCGMCQDGRCCLPSESRSTQIRFKCPGVDSMVVTVAKIKRCACTRPQGLAAGCPRPPTGNHV